Within the Streptomyces sp. NBC_00353 genome, the region TGAGGGCACGCTGAACGAGCAGCTCGCCGCCGGGATCGCCAAGGCCGCCGAGTCCGTCGACTCGGGTGCGGCCCGGGCGGCGCTGGAGCGCTGGGTGACGGTCAGCAACGCCTGACCGAACGGGAAACGCGGAACGGGGCGCAGTCCAGATCTTGGACTGCGCCTTGCGCGTCGACGCACGTATGGCAAGATTCTGGGCAGGTCATGAGTGACAGCGACTACGGCCCCGGCCCGCTGTCCGGCAACCCTCCGTCCGTGGCGGGGTGCCCCGGGTGAAGACCAGGCCGTAGGCAGCGAGGTCTACGGCAAGCGCGGACCCCTCGACATCTGTGAATGTCACATCCCTGGGGTCCTGGTCCTCAAGGAGCCTCTTGTGAGCAAGCGAATGCGATAGGGCCCGGTCCGGCCCCTCTCCGCACCCCCTTTTCCTTCCTCCTGCGCTGCCGCGTACCTGCCGGCGCAGTGAATTCGCCTGCCTTGTACGGGAGTTCGCCATGTCTGTTGTCACCGCTGCCGCCGACCGGTCCATTTGTTCCCCGCTGCCTGTTCTCGGCAAGGATGTTACCGTTCCGCTCGTTACCGGCGGAGAAGTCACCTATGCCGCCCTGGACTACGCGGCCAGTGCCCCGGCCCTGCAGCGGGTGTGGGACGACGTCGCCGCGTACGCCCCGTACTACGGCAGCGTCCACCGCGGCGCCGGCTACCTCTCGCAGCTCTCCACGGACCTCTTCGAGAACAGCCGCAAGGCAGTTGCGGAGTTCCTCGGCTGCCGCGCCGACGACCAGGTGATCTTCACCCGGTCGACGACGGACTCGCTGAACCTGCTGGCCGCGGTGGTCCCCGCCGACTGCCAGGTCTTCGTGTACGAGACCGAGCACCATGCCTCGCTGCTGCCGTGGCGCGATGCCCGTGTCACCTACCTCAACGCTCCCCGCACCCCGGCGCAGGCCGTCGAGACGCTGGAGCGGGCGCTCGCCGACCGTGACCCCTACGGCCCCGCGCTGGTCTGCGTCACCGGCGCCTCGAACGTCACCGGTGAGCTGTGGCCGGTGAAGGAGCTGGCCGCCGCCGCCCACGCGCACGGCGCCCGGATCGTGCTGGACGCCGCACAGCTCGCGCCGCACCACCCGGTCGACATCGACGAGCTCGACGTCGACTGGGTCGCCTTCTCCGGACACAAGCTGTACGCGCCGTTCGGCTCCGGTGTCCTCGCGGGCCGCGCCGACTGGCTGCAGGACGCCGAGCCGTACCTGGCCGGCGGCGGCGCCTCCCGTAAGGTCGCCCGGCGTACCGACGGCGGTGTGGACGTGGAGTGGCATTCCACCGCCGCCCGGCACGAGGCCGGTTCGCCCAACGTCATCGGTGTCTACTCCATCGCCTCCGCCTGCAAGGCGCTCACCGAGGCCGGCTTCGACCGCCTCGTCGCCCGTGAGCAGCAGCTCGTCACCCGGGTCCGCGAAGGCCTTGCCGAGGTCCCCCAGGTCAAGGTGCTGTCGCTGTTCGGCGACGACGCCCCGCGGGTCGGCGTCATCTCCTTCGTGGTGGAGGGCTGGAACAGCTCGCACTTCGCCGCGGCGCTCTCCGCCGAATACGGCATCGGGGTGCGCGACGGACTCTTCTGCGCCCACCCGCTGGTGCGCACCCTGCTCGGCAGCGACCCGCAGGACCCGGGCGAGTGCGGCGCGCCGGAGGCCGAGCCGGGCGAGCGCTCGCTGAACGCGATCCGGGTCAGCTTCGGCGCCGGTACGCCGGACGAGCACATCGAGCGCTTCGTCCGCGCGGTCAAGGAGCTGGTGAGCGAGGGGGCCCAGTGGAAGTACCGCACCGAGGACGGCCGCTGCGTCCCGGACCGGGGCACGGCGCAGGTCTGACCGGCCGGGAACCGAGGCCGTAATACTTCGGCCGGGGACGGGCAGCTGCCCGTCCCCGGCCGAAGTATTACGCCGTAATGAGGCGTATCTACGCGTCGAGACCGATGGCGAAGGCGGCTTCCAGGTCGTGCTGCGAGTACGTACGGAACGCGACATGAGTGTCGGTGCCCTCGACGCCCGGGATCTTGCTGATGCGACCGGGGATGACGTCCGCCAGATCGTCGTGCTTGGCCACCCGGACCATGGCGATCAGGTCGTACGTACCGGTGACCGAGAAGACCTCGCTGACGCTGTCCAGCGCCGCGATGGACTCGGCGATCTCGGGAATCCGGTCCACGCTGGTTTTGATGAGCACGATCGCGGTGATCACGGCTGGCTTTCTCCCTCGGTGGCCGTGGCTGGAGTCTTCACTCTAGCCCCACGGCGGTAACGCCCCCAGGCGTAGAGGAAGCCGGTGGCGAAGCCGACCACATGGGCGAGATAGGCCACCCCCGGACCGCTGCCCGCACCCTGCGCCGCCATCCACTGCAGGACGAACCAGAAGATCAGCACGATCCAGGCGGGAAAGCGCAGTGGCAGGAAGAGCAGGAACGGGAAGAGGCTGGTGACCCGGGCCCGGGGGAACAGGTACAGGAACGCCCCGAGCACCGCGGAGATCGCCCCCGAGGCGCCGACGAGGGTCTGGTCGGAGTCGGCGTGCGCCGCCGCGTACGCCAGCAGGGCGAGGTAGCCGCAGCCGAGATAGAAGAAGGCGAACTCGGCATGGCCCATCCGTTCCTCGGCCATCGCCCCGAAGACGTACAGGAAGAGCATGTTGCCGAGCAGATGCAGCCAGCTGCCGTGCACGAAGAGTGCGGTCAGCGGGGTGAGCAGGGCGTGTGCGGAGCCGCCCCACAGTTCGGTGGGGATCACCCCCCAGCGCTCGAAATACCCGGCCTGGGCGGCGAGCAGGGTGTCGGCGGTGCCGTACGTGGGGTTGAACCCGGAGAGCGGGCTGATCAGGAAGATGGCACAGCACAGGCCGATGAGGGCATACGTCACCGGGGCACCGCCCGCGGTGGCGGCGCGCAGGAGCCTGCCGGTCAGTCCGCCCGTCACAGCCCGCCGCTCGATCATGAACAGAGCATGACGCAAGGTGATGGAACGGGGCAGACCGCCTCGCCGTGCCGATGGGTATGCACAAGGCCGTAGGGTTACAGCAGGACATCCGCAGTTCGACGGCGCACCGCGAGATCCTTGGCAGGCAGCAGCACGACGCTCGACGAAAGAGGACGCAACGATGACGACGGTTCCCCAGCCGACCGACGGGACCCGCTGGCGCTGCACGCTCTGCGGGAATCTCACGCGCTTCGATGTCACGCGCTCGTCCAAGGTTGTCGAATACGTGCATCTCGACCTCGCAGGAGAGGCGACCGTCGAAGAGCGCGAGGTGGTCAGTGAGACCATCGAGTCGGTCCGGTGTCGTTGGTGCAACGCGGTGGACCAGATCGAACTAGTCGACAGGCCGGGTGCCGACTCCTGACGGGGCCGTGCGGACAGACATTTGGGGTGACGGATCGTGGAGCAGCCCGATAGCGGCGCCGAGCCGGCCGATGGAGCCGGCGACGCCGTCGAGGCGCTCGACCGCCCGCTGCCCGAAGGCGTACGGCGGCGGGTCGTCGCGCTGGTCTCGGACGCGTTCGGTGGCCTCACGGTCACCGAACTCCCGGCCCAGCTGAGGCAGTACGCCCGCTTCACCCCGACCCGGCGCGCCAAGTTCGCCGGGAACGCGATGGCGGCCGCCCTGGAGAGCGACACTCTGTTCCGTCAGCGCATCGGTGAACGGCTCCGGGAGTCCCAGCCCGAGCTGGCCGCGGCCGTGGAGGCCGGGTCGCCGCCCGCCGCCGCCGACCCCGTCGATGTGGCCGCCGCAGCCTATGTGCTGCGCCCGGTCGGCTGGGTGAAGCTGGTCGCCGCAGCCGGCGAGGAGGTCCAGCGGGCCGACGCGGAACGGGCCGACGAGGAAGGCCGGCGCGAACTGGAACGGCTGCGCGAGGAACTCGCCCAGGCCCGGACCCAGACCAGGAGCGAGACCGAACGGCTCCGCGGTGAGCTTGAGGCGGCCCGCAAGGAAGCCGACGGGCTGCAGCGCAAACTGCGCTCCGCCCTGAACGAGGTCAAGCGCGGTGAGGCCGCGGTCCGCCGGGGCAAGGCCGAGACCGAGACCGTACGGACCGAGGCGGCCGCCCGGATCTCCGCGGCCGAGAGCGAGACCCGGCGGCTGCGGGCCCGGCTCGGAGAGGCGGAGGCGTCCGTCGAGGCGAGCCGCAGGGCTGCCAGGGAGGGCCGCTCGGTCGAGGACATGAGGCTGCGGCTGCTGCTCGACACGGTGCTCGACGCGGCCCGCGGGCTGCGCCGCGAACTGGCCCTGCCGCCCTCCTCGATCCGTCCCGCAGACAGCGTCGACGCGGTCGAACCCGGTGCGATGTCGCCCAAGGACATTGCCGCCAGGGCGCTTTCGGACACCGATCCGGCCCTGCTCGACCAGCTGCTCGCACTGCCGCAGGCGCATCTGATCGTGGACGGCTACAACGTCACCAAGACCGGCTATCCGCAACTGCCGCTGGAGAAGCAGCGGCTGCGGCTGCTGGGCGGTCTCGCGGTGCTCGCGGCGCAGTCCGGCGCCGAGATGACCTGTGTCTTCGACGGGGCCGAACTGGCCGCTCCGGTACTGCTCGCACCGCCGCGCGGGGTGCGGGTGCTCTTCAGCAAGCCGGGTGTCACCGCCGACGAGCTCATCCGTCAACTGGCCCGCGCCGAACCGCCGGGCAGGCCCGTCGTCGTGGTCTCCACCGACCGCGAGGTGGCGGACGGCGTGGCGAAGGCGGGGGCCAGGCCCGTTGCGTCCGTCTTGCTCCTGAAGCGGCTTTCGCGCGTCTAGTGAGAGTTGTGGTGACTTGCCGGAATATTTGGAACGGACCGTCAAGCCGCAGCTACACGCGGTGTGATGTGAGTAAAGAAGTGACTTCTGGGGCGAGATTTTTCTTGTGAGGATTTGAACTGATCACAAGATGGTCACTAAGGTCGGGCTTCGAACCTTCGCACGGTTGATCACCCATCCGGGGTGGCAGCGAAGGAACCGCCGAGTCCGTGACGTGCACGGAGCCGGGGATCCGCTCCCCCACAACCCGGTAGGCGGCTCGAGGAAGAAGGAGCTCGCCTTCGTGGCGTCCCACCGTCGTCCCAAGCAGCCGAGCCGCACCCGCGTGACCGTGCTCACCGCGACCGCCGCCGCGGCCGTTGCCCTGACCTCCCAGGCCGCCCACGCCGACCCCAAGCCGACCAAGAGCGAGGTCAAGGCGAAGGTCGACAAGCTCTACCACGAGGCGGAGACGGCCACCGAGAAGTACAGCGGGGCCAAGGAGCAGCAGGAGAAGCTCGAGAAGCAGATCGGTGCGCTGCAGGACAAGGTGGCCCGCGGTCAGCAGGAGCTGAACACGCTCCGCGGCGGCCTCGGTTCGCTCGCCGCCGCGCAGTACCGCTCCGGTGGCATCGACCCGTCCGTGCAGCTCTTCCTCGCCTCCGACCCGGACAGCTTCCTCGACGAGGCTTCGGCCCTCGACCAGTTGACGGCCAAGCAGACCGAGTCCCTGGAGAAGATCCAGGAGAAGCAGCGCTCCCTCGCGCAGCAGCGCAAGGAGGCCCAGGACAAGCTGGCCGACCTCGCGGACGTCCGCAAGACGCTCGGTGAGAACAAGAAGAAGTTCCAGGGCAAGCTCGCCGAGGCGCGGAGTCTGCTCAACACCCTGACCGCCGCCGAGCGCGAGAAGATGCGCCAGGACGACCTGCGCGCCAGCCGCGACGCGGGCAGCCGGGTCGATCTGGGCAACGAGGTCCCCGCCTCCGCCCTCGGCGCCGCCGCCCTCCGGGCCGCCGCCACCCAGCTCAACAAGCCGTACGTCTCCGGCGGTACCGGCCCCAGCTCCTACGACTGCTCGGGCCTCACCCAGTGGGCCTATGCCCAGGCCGGCGCCGCGATCACCCGCACCACGTACACCCAGATCAACCAGGGAACCCAGATAGGCCGCAGCGCCCTCAAGCCGGGCGACCTGGTCTTCTTCAACAACACGGCGCACGTGGGCCTGTACGCGGGCAACAACACCGTCCTGCACGCCCCGAAGCCGGGCGCGGTGGTCCGCTACGAGTCGATGAACACCATCGGCAGCTTCCAGGTCGGCGTGCGCATCTGACGACGCCCGAACGGGCGAATTCCCACGCCCCGACCGACTGCCCGCCCCGCCGGAGACCACAGGTCACCGGCGGGGCGGCGGCTTTCGTACCCCTCACCCGATCGGCGAGGCCGTTGGGCGCTCCGTAGTCGCGCGGCTACTGTCTGCCTGCTGTGCAGCTCCCGTCCGTCGGTCCGCCCGCCCCGGGCGGCAGGGGGCTGTGCACCTCTGCGTACAGCGGAAGGGAGTGCGGCGTCCTGTGGTGTCCCATCGCCGTTCCACACAGCCCGGCGTCAACCGGAGCGTCCGGATCACAGTCCTGTCGGCGGCGACCGCTGCCGCCGCACTCGGGGCGGCCACCGCGAACGCCGAACCCCAGGACACGCCCCGGGCCGCGAAGGCCGAGGTCGACCGGTTGTACGGCGAGGCCGAGCGGGCCACCGAGCAGTTCAACAAGGCCGGGGAGGACGCCGAGCGGCTGCGGGGCGAGGTGATCAGGGCCCAGGAGCGGGCGGCCCGCGACCAGGAGCAGATCAACCGGCTCCGCACCGCGGTCGGTTCGGCCGCCGCCGCGCAGTACCGCGCAGGCTCCATCGACCCCTCGCTCGCCCTGCTGCTCTCTTCGGACCCGGACAGCTACCTCGACCGGGCGGCCACCCTCGACCGGCTGAACGTCCGGCGGGCCGGCACTCTGCAGAA harbors:
- a CDS encoding Lrp/AsnC family transcriptional regulator, producing MITAIVLIKTSVDRIPEIAESIAALDSVSEVFSVTGTYDLIAMVRVAKHDDLADVIPGRISKIPGVEGTDTHVAFRTYSQHDLEAAFAIGLDA
- a CDS encoding aminotransferase class V-fold PLP-dependent enzyme; the protein is MSVVTAAADRSICSPLPVLGKDVTVPLVTGGEVTYAALDYAASAPALQRVWDDVAAYAPYYGSVHRGAGYLSQLSTDLFENSRKAVAEFLGCRADDQVIFTRSTTDSLNLLAAVVPADCQVFVYETEHHASLLPWRDARVTYLNAPRTPAQAVETLERALADRDPYGPALVCVTGASNVTGELWPVKELAAAAHAHGARIVLDAAQLAPHHPVDIDELDVDWVAFSGHKLYAPFGSGVLAGRADWLQDAEPYLAGGGASRKVARRTDGGVDVEWHSTAARHEAGSPNVIGVYSIASACKALTEAGFDRLVAREQQLVTRVREGLAEVPQVKVLSLFGDDAPRVGVISFVVEGWNSSHFAAALSAEYGIGVRDGLFCAHPLVRTLLGSDPQDPGECGAPEAEPGERSLNAIRVSFGAGTPDEHIERFVRAVKELVSEGAQWKYRTEDGRCVPDRGTAQV
- a CDS encoding rhomboid family intramembrane serine protease, which codes for MIERRAVTGGLTGRLLRAATAGGAPVTYALIGLCCAIFLISPLSGFNPTYGTADTLLAAQAGYFERWGVIPTELWGGSAHALLTPLTALFVHGSWLHLLGNMLFLYVFGAMAEERMGHAEFAFFYLGCGYLALLAYAAAHADSDQTLVGASGAISAVLGAFLYLFPRARVTSLFPFLLFLPLRFPAWIVLIFWFVLQWMAAQGAGSGPGVAYLAHVVGFATGFLYAWGRYRRGARVKTPATATEGESQP
- a CDS encoding C40 family peptidase, with product MASHRRPKQPSRTRVTVLTATAAAAVALTSQAAHADPKPTKSEVKAKVDKLYHEAETATEKYSGAKEQQEKLEKQIGALQDKVARGQQELNTLRGGLGSLAAAQYRSGGIDPSVQLFLASDPDSFLDEASALDQLTAKQTESLEKIQEKQRSLAQQRKEAQDKLADLADVRKTLGENKKKFQGKLAEARSLLNTLTAAEREKMRQDDLRASRDAGSRVDLGNEVPASALGAAALRAAATQLNKPYVSGGTGPSSYDCSGLTQWAYAQAGAAITRTTYTQINQGTQIGRSALKPGDLVFFNNTAHVGLYAGNNTVLHAPKPGAVVRYESMNTIGSFQVGVRI
- a CDS encoding NYN domain-containing protein, translating into MEQPDSGAEPADGAGDAVEALDRPLPEGVRRRVVALVSDAFGGLTVTELPAQLRQYARFTPTRRAKFAGNAMAAALESDTLFRQRIGERLRESQPELAAAVEAGSPPAAADPVDVAAAAYVLRPVGWVKLVAAAGEEVQRADAERADEEGRRELERLREELAQARTQTRSETERLRGELEAARKEADGLQRKLRSALNEVKRGEAAVRRGKAETETVRTEAAARISAAESETRRLRARLGEAEASVEASRRAAREGRSVEDMRLRLLLDTVLDAARGLRRELALPPSSIRPADSVDAVEPGAMSPKDIAARALSDTDPALLDQLLALPQAHLIVDGYNVTKTGYPQLPLEKQRLRLLGGLAVLAAQSGAEMTCVFDGAELAAPVLLAPPRGVRVLFSKPGVTADELIRQLARAEPPGRPVVVVSTDREVADGVAKAGARPVASVLLLKRLSRV